The following proteins are encoded in a genomic region of Halonatronomonas betaini:
- a CDS encoding amidohydrolase, whose protein sequence is MNIRELKNKALENIEANKDKIIEIGEKIYNNPELGYKENFATDLVFDEMDKLGLNPEKNLAVTGCNGILDTGKKGPQIAVMGELDAVICREHPDADPKTGAVHACGHNIQTAAMLGVAFGLNDQSVLDQLAGQIEFMAVPAEEYVEIEYRLDLKENGEISYLGGKQEMIKRGHFDDIDISMMIHSMDLQDKKVLISPSGNGFVGKKVQFTGKEAHAGGAPDQGINALNAAMLAINNINALRETFKDEDRIRVHPIITKGGDIVNIVPADVRMESYVRGRTIDALMEANKKVNNALRAGGMAIGADVDINDIPGYMPLLNDENLDDILHENTDGLVTEEEIVRGVSFTGSFDFGDITHIMPGLHPFIGGVEGDIHTRNFRMKDPETAYILSAKLMALTLIDLLVDDAARANKVINQYEPKLTKEEYLELLADI, encoded by the coding sequence TTGAATATCAGAGAACTGAAAAATAAAGCTTTAGAGAATATTGAAGCCAATAAAGATAAAATAATTGAAATTGGCGAGAAAATATATAATAACCCGGAGCTCGGCTATAAAGAGAATTTTGCAACAGATTTAGTTTTTGATGAAATGGATAAGCTAGGACTCAACCCTGAGAAAAACCTGGCAGTTACTGGATGTAATGGGATCCTTGACACAGGAAAAAAAGGTCCCCAAATTGCTGTCATGGGAGAACTGGATGCTGTTATCTGTAGAGAACATCCTGATGCTGACCCGAAAACAGGTGCCGTCCATGCCTGTGGTCATAATATCCAAACAGCAGCAATGCTTGGTGTCGCATTTGGCCTAAATGATCAGTCAGTACTCGATCAACTGGCAGGGCAGATTGAATTTATGGCAGTCCCTGCTGAAGAATATGTAGAGATAGAGTATCGCTTGGACTTAAAAGAAAACGGAGAAATAAGTTATCTTGGCGGCAAACAGGAAATGATAAAACGAGGCCATTTCGATGATATTGATATCTCAATGATGATCCACTCGATGGATTTACAGGACAAAAAAGTTTTAATTAGCCCTAGTGGTAATGGCTTTGTTGGTAAAAAAGTTCAATTTACCGGTAAAGAAGCCCATGCCGGTGGTGCCCCTGATCAGGGAATAAATGCCCTCAATGCAGCAATGCTGGCGATTAATAATATTAATGCCCTGAGGGAGACCTTTAAAGATGAGGATAGAATAAGAGTCCACCCGATAATTACCAAAGGTGGCGATATAGTTAATATTGTTCCAGCAGATGTCAGGATGGAATCCTATGTTAGAGGCCGGACTATTGATGCTCTAATGGAGGCAAATAAAAAAGTGAATAATGCCCTCCGTGCCGGTGGCATGGCTATAGGTGCTGATGTTGATATAAATGATATCCCAGGCTATATGCCCCTTCTAAATGATGAAAATTTAGATGATATTCTACATGAAAACACTGATGGCCTTGTTACTGAAGAAGAAATAGTCAGAGGTGTAAGTTTTACCGGCTCCTTTGATTTTGGTGATATTACACATATCATGCCAGGACTTCATCCATTTATTGGTGGTGTAGAAGGAGATATTCACACCAGAAACTTTAGAATGAAAGATCCTGAGACAGCATACATCTTATCAGCTAAATTAATGGCGCTAACATTAATAGATTTACTCGTAGATGATGCTGCCAGGGCCAATAAAGTAATTAATCAGTATGAACCCAAGCTAACTAAAGAAGAATATCTTGAATTACTGGCAGATATTTAA